One window of Leptospira yasudae genomic DNA carries:
- a CDS encoding AraC family transcriptional regulator, whose translation MKEILFFIFHHLVGFGGVLSIIFAFIHVSKGKNLKNIILFTIFISMGFFLMKGLSLLIGFGIQYFHFFSIEIFFIFLIGPSLYIYFNLLLLKEQIKKRELLFHYFPAFLFFIGFLIDTFLLILRGSDLPDLNDKYQGRYDIFYGISTMIAFIYLVIILIRILKLFKGNVIESAWPKHMIAILCIGLSGILINLTIDFRFLFSLYDYFIELYILSLSVLTMVVLYAFIISQIYPITFNIVSETFQKMSYQRSTLQNIDSEQVSDRLSKLMNDEKIYLESDLTLQKLAMKLNIKSHQLSELLNNNLNKSFFAYVNHFRINESKRLLLSEKDMAIIKIAFTCGFSSLSVFNATFKKEVGIPPSQFRKKNL comes from the coding sequence ATGAAAGAGATTTTGTTTTTTATCTTCCATCATTTGGTCGGATTTGGAGGAGTTCTATCGATCATATTCGCCTTTATTCATGTTTCTAAAGGAAAAAATCTTAAAAATATTATTCTATTCACGATTTTTATTTCCATGGGTTTTTTTCTAATGAAAGGCTTAAGTCTTTTAATTGGTTTTGGAATACAATATTTTCATTTTTTTTCTATCGAAATATTTTTCATCTTTTTGATCGGTCCTTCTCTTTATATCTATTTTAATTTATTACTCTTAAAGGAACAAATAAAGAAAAGAGAACTTCTTTTTCATTATTTTCCGGCATTTCTATTTTTCATTGGCTTCCTGATCGATACGTTTTTACTTATTTTACGAGGTTCCGATTTACCGGATTTAAACGATAAATATCAAGGCCGATATGACATTTTTTATGGCATATCGACCATGATCGCATTCATTTATCTTGTTATAATTCTGATCAGAATATTGAAATTATTCAAAGGTAACGTCATCGAATCGGCTTGGCCAAAACATATGATCGCAATCCTTTGCATAGGTTTATCGGGAATATTGATTAATTTAACAATCGATTTTAGATTCCTATTCTCACTCTACGATTATTTCATCGAATTATACATCTTGAGTTTATCCGTTCTTACGATGGTCGTTCTTTACGCTTTTATCATTAGTCAGATTTATCCCATCACGTTCAACATCGTGTCTGAAACGTTTCAAAAGATGAGCTATCAAAGGAGCACGCTTCAGAACATCGACTCGGAACAGGTTTCCGATCGTTTGAGCAAACTAATGAATGATGAAAAAATCTACCTTGAAAGCGATTTAACTCTTCAAAAATTAGCAATGAAACTGAATATCAAATCGCACCAACTTTCCGAACTCTTAAATAATAACCTAAATAAAAGTTTCTTTGCATATGTGAATCATTTTAGAATCAACGAATCAAAAAGACTTTTATTATCGGAGAAGGATATGGCAATAATCAAGATTGCCTTTACCTGCGGATTCAGTTCATTGTCCGTATTTAATGCGACTTTCAAAAAGGAAGTCGGAATACCTCCTTCGCAATTTAGAAAGAAAAATCTTTAA
- a CDS encoding sterol desaturase family protein, whose amino-acid sequence MKIFKQGIRYVGFPILFLSFSAILILNSGNLWIAYTTLSLSVLMGMILERIIPFEKTWNESDADSKSDLFFFVIQPIVAPFAGTAVAGIVHLSLSAFGGSPTHLGGSSLWFQILIGMFFSGLIPYWIHRFSHAKDGFLWRVHSIHHSPKRLYWMNAFRSHPINTILTTGGALLPALLLGLHPDALLIVGMLNNFVSIYNHMNIDFRLGILNRIFNMNELHRWHHSKVPAEGNNNYSSGAFVFWDILFGSYYLPRKEMDSNLVGLFEPDKFPAKSILKQILFPICKCS is encoded by the coding sequence ATGAAGATTTTTAAACAAGGAATTCGATACGTCGGATTCCCGATCCTTTTTCTTTCGTTTTCGGCGATTCTCATTCTAAATTCGGGAAATCTATGGATCGCTTACACAACGCTTTCGCTTTCGGTTTTGATGGGAATGATCCTCGAAAGAATCATCCCTTTTGAAAAGACATGGAACGAATCGGATGCCGATTCGAAATCCGATTTATTCTTCTTCGTGATCCAACCGATCGTTGCGCCCTTTGCGGGTACCGCCGTTGCGGGAATCGTTCACCTATCTCTATCCGCATTCGGCGGATCGCCGACACACTTAGGCGGCTCGTCCCTATGGTTTCAAATTTTGATTGGAATGTTTTTTTCCGGTCTAATTCCCTACTGGATTCATCGATTCTCTCATGCAAAGGACGGCTTTCTCTGGAGAGTTCATTCGATCCATCATTCTCCGAAAAGGTTGTATTGGATGAATGCGTTTCGATCACATCCCATCAATACGATCTTAACTACGGGAGGGGCTTTGCTTCCGGCGCTGCTATTGGGATTACATCCCGACGCGCTTTTGATCGTGGGAATGCTGAATAATTTCGTGTCGATCTATAACCACATGAACATAGACTTTCGTTTGGGTATCTTGAATCGAATCTTCAACATGAATGAGTTGCATAGATGGCACCATTCTAAAGTTCCTGCGGAAGGAAACAACAACTACAGTTCGGGTGCGTTCGTCTTTTGGGATATTCTCTTCGGTTCGTATTATCTTCCTCGAAAAGAAATGGACTCGAATTTAGTCGGGCTGTTCGAACCGGATAAATTTCCGGCAAAATCGATCCTAAAACAAATCCTGTTTCCCATCTGCAAATGTTCTTAG
- a CDS encoding AraC family transcriptional regulator: MSLDFYLASSVEYLALGSIYFLKRKSIFHKRQATVLIFIGCSLFLSSIQNYFDQGITRIINDFFHLFFIISGTIMIYTISIRFSRKTSSKHLTTFGKEFFFFSTLALFASLVIVAFWNRPEEIFAPNLFSLVSETSIFILIIYCILYRYAVKMKYLKREMRLIYFLVILMIVEKINLLAQPEQKEFFGMLSGIFYILSPIFLFTNLIYFANEGYEKVSEAITNPDHENQMNANLYVTNTVLKGIDIEAIKYKLYNLLEKEKIFFDEDIRLPSVAEEMEISTHVLSAFINHHLRTNFNTLINYYRIKEAISLFKEEPRRTTMSVGMAVGFNSNSTFQRSFIQFTKLSPSKFREQIRNGRKIEFDSSLQISVVTHEFPEADLKLT; this comes from the coding sequence ATGTCTCTTGATTTTTATTTAGCAAGTTCTGTGGAGTATCTTGCTTTAGGTTCAATTTATTTCTTAAAAAGAAAAAGCATCTTTCACAAAAGGCAAGCAACGGTGTTGATTTTTATTGGTTGCAGCTTGTTTTTATCCTCTATTCAAAATTATTTTGATCAGGGAATCACACGCATTATCAACGATTTCTTCCATTTGTTCTTTATCATTTCCGGAACAATAATGATTTACACGATCTCCATTCGCTTTTCAAGAAAGACCAGCAGTAAGCACCTAACCACTTTCGGAAAGGAGTTCTTCTTTTTTTCAACACTTGCTTTGTTTGCGAGCTTGGTAATCGTTGCCTTCTGGAATAGACCGGAAGAAATATTCGCTCCTAATTTATTCTCTTTAGTAAGCGAAACATCGATCTTTATCCTGATAATTTACTGTATTCTCTACAGATACGCCGTAAAAATGAAGTATTTAAAAAGGGAGATGAGGTTAATTTATTTCTTAGTTATTCTCATGATCGTGGAGAAAATCAATCTACTTGCGCAACCGGAGCAAAAAGAATTCTTCGGAATGTTGAGCGGTATTTTTTATATTCTTTCACCCATATTTCTATTTACCAACCTGATCTATTTCGCAAACGAAGGATACGAAAAAGTAAGCGAAGCTATTACTAACCCCGATCACGAAAATCAAATGAACGCAAATCTTTACGTCACCAACACGGTATTAAAAGGAATCGATATTGAAGCGATTAAATATAAGTTATACAATCTTCTCGAAAAAGAAAAAATATTTTTTGATGAAGATATTAGACTACCTAGCGTTGCCGAGGAAATGGAAATCTCGACGCATGTTCTTTCTGCCTTTATCAATCATCATCTCCGAACGAACTTCAACACGCTAATTAATTACTATAGAATTAAAGAAGCTATTTCCCTTTTCAAAGAAGAACCTAGACGCACAACAATGTCCGTCGGCATGGCGGTTGGATTTAATTCGAATTCAACTTTTCAAAGGTCCTTTATCCAGTTTACGAAATTGTCTCCGAGCAAATTTAGGGAACAAATCAGGAATGGGCGAAAAATAGAATTCGATTCCTCGTTGCAAATATCCGTCGTTACTCATGAATTTCCGGAAGCAGACCTCAAATTGACTTAA
- a CDS encoding DUF1566 domain-containing protein, with product MVKVMSIKNRVLLDIQGLLFKKCMIILLLQLLIFNCLPAGKGNKGFTIFPLNIGLPPTSETAPTETNVAATGTLTYTSPNTVYVSGSGQPGVFEYADVQWSSSLAADYEIRYASTNCTDGTLDSQGTVTAGTSTTSRIHATAGTVPLSVGSNTVRICLYDIGKTTRWDSYAITVLRDDTAPTVSFSPAGGVFGSSAPTVSITCADTGNSGCNRITYRTDGTAASIANDGSVPSGNLQYSSGITLPNNTTTNFSAIAVDQAGNIGTTNAASYVVAFGNPTITIVSLSKSIIRGVDNSTLTWNSDIAGNYSIRSNGTNCSDGTVLLSGAASANTNVSSAISGSTLNAGSNTIRICLTTAGTNQGTISTSIARDDIAPKIITVSPAITPNTTAFALSVNQKTFSLTFDEDMDTSISPLPTHWDQTQGNREIKWPGAIGSWSADKRTYTLNTQSNLPEWHKFFWRYPDTSFKDIAGNIVVSSPTVSVSAGNINLNYGTIQDTAYFFPLDTEQSFCADQNGNTIPCLGTGQDGEVGGVIPVLSPNSFFTLPTNINGYTNDFVTMDTKNNRVWKTCEPDYEFIPGAGACVKICPGANKWNGTSCVPDFENPWKSFEQSVESCSELNGKNSGSGYAGRKGWRVPTLSEYYTILEFNSTTGDANDTIPDRFFPGIARGGYQRYWTSSNAITINSTNVYTLTPVIDPLSNGPINYAAISSLQTWAAWSVSIFGGVAVPYNKQKNDSWDGAYYNTTLCISD from the coding sequence ATGGTCAAGGTTATGAGTATTAAAAATCGAGTGTTGCTGGATATTCAAGGTCTTCTTTTTAAGAAGTGTATGATTATCCTTTTGCTGCAACTCCTTATATTCAATTGTTTGCCGGCTGGTAAGGGGAACAAAGGATTCACAATTTTTCCGCTCAACATCGGACTTCCCCCCACAAGTGAAACTGCTCCAACGGAAACTAACGTCGCAGCAACGGGAACACTAACGTACACTTCACCAAACACGGTTTATGTGAGCGGTAGCGGGCAGCCGGGCGTATTTGAATACGCGGACGTTCAGTGGAGTAGTTCGCTTGCGGCGGACTATGAAATTAGATACGCCTCTACCAATTGCACCGATGGAACCCTTGATAGCCAGGGTACGGTCACCGCCGGAACTTCCACCACTTCCAGAATTCATGCGACGGCGGGAACCGTTCCTTTGAGTGTTGGAAGTAATACGGTTCGAATCTGCCTTTACGATATCGGAAAGACCACACGTTGGGATTCGTATGCCATTACGGTTTTACGAGACGATACAGCTCCAACAGTGAGTTTTTCCCCTGCTGGAGGAGTTTTCGGCTCTTCCGCACCTACCGTTTCGATTACCTGTGCGGATACGGGAAACTCCGGTTGCAATCGAATTACCTATCGTACAGACGGAACGGCGGCTTCAATCGCGAATGACGGAAGTGTGCCAAGCGGAAACCTGCAATATTCCTCGGGAATTACTTTACCCAATAACACGACAACGAATTTTAGCGCGATCGCAGTGGATCAAGCCGGAAACATCGGAACCACAAATGCCGCCTCCTACGTGGTCGCATTCGGAAATCCCACGATCACGATTGTTTCACTTAGTAAGTCGATTATTAGAGGCGTGGATAATTCCACTCTTACTTGGAACTCTGACATCGCGGGAAATTATTCGATTCGTAGTAACGGTACCAATTGTAGCGATGGAACCGTTCTGCTGAGTGGAGCGGCAAGCGCAAACACGAATGTGAGTAGCGCAATCTCCGGCTCTACTCTCAATGCAGGATCAAACACAATTCGAATTTGTTTAACGACCGCAGGTACGAATCAAGGAACAATATCAACCTCCATCGCAAGAGATGATATAGCTCCGAAAATTATTACGGTTTCGCCTGCGATTACACCGAATACGACCGCTTTTGCATTGAGCGTGAATCAGAAAACGTTTAGCCTAACGTTTGACGAAGATATGGACACATCGATTTCTCCGCTTCCAACTCATTGGGATCAAACCCAAGGTAATAGAGAAATCAAGTGGCCTGGCGCAATCGGCTCCTGGAGCGCTGATAAAAGAACGTATACGCTCAATACGCAAAGTAATCTTCCGGAATGGCACAAATTCTTTTGGAGATATCCGGATACTTCCTTTAAAGATATCGCAGGCAATATCGTCGTTTCCAGTCCTACCGTTTCCGTCTCAGCAGGGAATATAAACTTAAACTATGGAACCATTCAGGATACTGCCTATTTTTTCCCGCTTGATACGGAACAAAGCTTCTGTGCGGACCAGAATGGAAACACCATACCTTGCCTAGGCACCGGTCAGGATGGCGAGGTCGGCGGAGTAATCCCGGTGCTAAGTCCGAATAGTTTTTTCACGTTACCGACGAATATCAACGGATATACGAACGATTTTGTCACAATGGATACCAAAAACAATCGAGTTTGGAAGACCTGCGAGCCGGATTACGAATTTATACCCGGAGCGGGAGCCTGTGTGAAAATCTGCCCCGGTGCAAATAAATGGAACGGTACTTCTTGTGTGCCTGATTTTGAAAATCCGTGGAAATCTTTCGAACAGTCAGTGGAAAGCTGTTCCGAGTTGAATGGTAAAAATTCCGGTTCGGGTTATGCGGGTCGAAAAGGCTGGAGAGTTCCTACTCTATCAGAATATTATACTATTCTTGAGTTTAATTCGACAACAGGAGATGCAAACGACACTATTCCGGATCGTTTTTTCCCCGGAATAGCGCGTGGAGGATATCAAAGATATTGGACCAGTTCCAATGCGATTACGATCAATTCGACCAACGTGTATACCCTGACACCTGTAATTGATCCGTTGTCGAACGGCCCCATCAATTACGCCGCGATCTCCTCTTTGCAAACATGGGCAGCATGGTCCGTTTCTATATTTGGAGGAGTAGCGGTTCCGTACAATAAGCAGAAAAACGACTCATGGGACGGAGCTTATTACAATACCACACTGTGTATTTCGGATTAA
- a CDS encoding DUF1566 domain-containing protein — protein sequence MKSLFRKMFTYLFTLIVFITFFVYPIYPLDGPFTDNLDGTIRAGSGRFWQKCSMGQGSTICNAPVATTTDWTSALGYCNTLGLAGRAWRLPTVKELQSLVDFGRTAFPIISVTTFPDTVGGYYWTSTNALSNGTSPATATGGSDPKTNIETATNKTAYRIPISTPYRTMAYIVDFRMGGVIEFPKANNTKVYVRCVSGP from the coding sequence ATGAAATCACTTTTCAGAAAAATGTTTACCTATCTTTTCACTTTGATAGTATTTATCACCTTTTTCGTATATCCAATCTATCCGTTGGACGGCCCTTTTACGGATAATCTGGATGGAACCATCAGAGCGGGGAGCGGACGTTTCTGGCAAAAATGTTCGATGGGACAAGGAAGCACCATTTGTAACGCACCGGTTGCAACCACAACGGATTGGACTTCCGCTCTAGGCTATTGCAATACATTGGGATTGGCAGGCCGCGCATGGCGTCTCCCCACTGTTAAAGAACTACAAAGTCTTGTAGATTTCGGTAGGACCGCCTTTCCGATTATCAGCGTTACGACTTTTCCGGATACGGTAGGAGGATATTACTGGACATCCACAAACGCGTTGTCCAATGGAACCAGTCCGGCAACCGCAACCGGCGGATCTGATCCTAAAACGAACATTGAAACTGCTACGAACAAAACCGCGTATCGAATTCCAATCAGCACACCGTATCGAACTATGGCATACATCGTGGATTTTCGAATGGGCGGTGTCATCGAATTTCCGAAAGCGAATAACACAAAAGTATACGTTCGCTGTGTAAGCGG
- a CDS encoding sensor domain-containing diguanylate cyclase yields the protein MIDKIENKMSGVGGIRSMDRNRKRLAFIFVGVLMLATLAYEIHRTLFNTQQVIALRTYLLHDYFARLDIQLQTLEMTVTDYLNKNSQETIRAPLNFRIVKKLEGGAVLISESSFASKRMRFVGGLTADKPFALSNSLQSRELIGAFALDGQMQILTAENSEIVRSYYTSRQGFLYIVPKKDVKEVYFRKDMYNESFWEKIAINSKNRSSPIIFQFYQDPFDKVSMLRLSKPVLRNGKVIGAITIDLSLEKIRKILNAGISKGDSYLMGEGEQSISKELSLDVQDLTLKIATDSFQRLNFTGKYLWTAYEVIEGRMALVHRISIFSFVYLSFKNLLPYWALIVALFILMILYSKLGESLKIVSHISNSDYLTGISNRRHFLSSVQSYLAMNRKREPWAFVMADIDYFKSINDRFGHEAGDIVLVQIAKLMDSVILKPNFVSRWGGEEFAIFLCNVDPETAIQLAEFLCKEVEKNIRLKDGSPVTLSIGVANGKIGESFEEACRRADAALYCAKANGRNCVFS from the coding sequence ATGATAGATAAAATTGAAAATAAAATGAGCGGCGTTGGGGGGATTAGATCGATGGACCGAAATAGAAAGCGGTTAGCATTTATATTTGTGGGTGTGCTGATGTTGGCAACACTCGCGTATGAAATTCATCGAACACTTTTTAATACGCAACAAGTTATCGCTTTGCGTACTTACCTTTTACATGATTATTTCGCAAGATTGGATATTCAGCTTCAAACGCTTGAAATGACGGTTACCGATTATCTGAATAAAAATTCGCAGGAGACTATACGTGCGCCGCTGAATTTCAGGATCGTAAAAAAATTAGAAGGAGGCGCGGTATTAATCAGTGAATCATCTTTTGCAAGTAAAAGAATGCGCTTTGTAGGAGGATTGACCGCAGATAAACCGTTCGCTTTATCTAATTCTTTGCAAAGCAGAGAATTGATAGGAGCGTTTGCTTTAGACGGCCAAATGCAAATATTAACGGCCGAGAATAGTGAGATCGTGAGATCCTATTACACTTCGCGACAGGGTTTTTTATACATTGTTCCTAAAAAAGACGTTAAAGAAGTCTATTTTAGAAAGGATATGTATAATGAATCATTTTGGGAAAAAATCGCAATTAATTCTAAGAATCGAAGCTCGCCGATCATTTTTCAATTTTATCAAGATCCATTTGATAAAGTAAGTATGCTCCGTCTCTCGAAACCGGTTTTGCGCAACGGAAAGGTCATAGGAGCGATCACTATCGATCTGAGCCTGGAAAAGATACGCAAGATCTTGAATGCCGGCATTAGTAAAGGAGATAGTTATCTGATGGGCGAGGGTGAGCAAAGTATTTCCAAAGAACTATCGTTGGATGTGCAAGACTTAACGTTGAAAATAGCTACTGATTCTTTTCAAAGACTGAATTTTACCGGGAAATACCTGTGGACGGCATATGAAGTAATTGAAGGTAGAATGGCGCTTGTCCATAGGATATCTATTTTTAGTTTTGTTTATTTGTCTTTTAAGAATCTTCTTCCTTACTGGGCCCTCATTGTTGCGCTATTCATTCTTATGATTTTATATTCTAAATTGGGAGAATCGCTTAAAATCGTTTCTCATATTTCGAATTCCGATTATTTGACTGGAATATCTAATAGAAGACATTTTTTATCATCTGTTCAAAGTTATCTTGCCATGAATCGTAAAAGGGAACCGTGGGCATTCGTTATGGCTGATATCGACTATTTTAAAAGCATCAATGATCGTTTCGGTCATGAAGCTGGAGATATTGTCTTGGTGCAAATAGCAAAATTAATGGATTCGGTTATATTAAAACCTAATTTCGTTTCTCGATGGGGAGGGGAAGAGTTCGCGATTTTTTTATGCAATGTCGATCCGGAAACCGCAATTCAACTAGCCGAATTTCTATGCAAAGAAGTAGAAAAAAATATCCGATTGAAGGACGGGTCACCGGTAACATTGAGTATTGGAGTTGCGAACGGAAAAATCGGCGAGAGTTTCGAGGAAGCATGTAGAAGAGCTGATGCGGCTCTTTATTGCGCGAAAGCGAATGGCAGAAATTGTGTCTTTTCGTGA
- a CDS encoding ArsR/SmtB family transcription factor, whose product MKKHPGIDPRIQEFLSALASETRLNLLLSFADGKEKTVGELVELSGLGQSTISTHLNQLKKGGILIRRKSGKEVYYKPDRERILEHISKLTSYLRGCC is encoded by the coding sequence ATGAAGAAGCATCCGGGAATAGACCCCCGAATTCAGGAATTTCTCTCCGCTTTAGCGAGCGAGACGCGCTTGAATCTTCTTCTTTCTTTTGCGGATGGCAAAGAAAAGACAGTCGGAGAATTGGTCGAACTTTCTGGATTGGGACAATCCACGATTTCTACTCATTTAAATCAGTTAAAAAAGGGCGGGATCTTAATTCGCAGAAAATCCGGGAAAGAAGTCTATTATAAACCGGACCGCGAACGGATCTTGGAACATATTTCCAAATTAACTTCCTATCTTCGAGGTTGTTGCTGA